A stretch of Ipomoea triloba cultivar NCNSP0323 chromosome 11, ASM357664v1 DNA encodes these proteins:
- the LOC115997129 gene encoding histone H3-like centromeric protein HTR12 has product MARTKHQAVRKQRGRQSSAADASASASRETPTRRSPRTTQQSPTSRSQPPTGTGTRKPHRFRPGTVALREIRHFQKTVKLLIPATSFIRLVKEISNFYAPEVSRWQAEALVALQEAAEDFLVHLFEDAVLCAIHAKRVTVMKKDFELARRLGGKGQPW; this is encoded by the exons ATGGCGAGAACTAAACACCAAGCAGTAAGGAAACAACGTGGTCGACAGAGCTCCG CTGCCGATGCTTCCGCTTCAGCTTCAAGG GAGACGCCGACTAGAAGAAGTCCGAGGACTACGCAGCAAAGTCCaa CTTCCCGTTCCCAGCCTCCCACTGGCACTGGGACACGGAAACCTCATCGTTTCAGGCCAGGAACGGTGGCTTTGCGTGAAATACGGCATTTTCAGAAGACCGTTAAGCTTCTGATTCCGGCTACTAGTTTCATTAGGCTA GTTAAAGAAATTAGCAACTTTTATGCACCCGAGGTATCTCGCTGGCAAGCTGAAGCTCTAGTAGCACTTCAGGAG GCTGCGGAAGATTTTTTGGTTCACTTGTTTGAAGATGCAGTGCTATGTGCAATTCATGCAAAGCGTGTTACCGTCA TGAAAAAAGATTTTGAGTTGGCTCGGCGACTTGGAGGGAAAGGGCAACCATGGTGA
- the LOC115997207 gene encoding protein IQ-DOMAIN 1-like isoform X1 translates to MGASAKWIKSLITLSKSRSKHPEKESVKSRLWKLWRSGSGGFATPSSRAGKGMKYLEDSERSISSFVSDSALAAAMATVVRAPHKDFVLIKQKWAAIRIQTAFRGFLVISADFHFNFTVARRALRALRAVVRIQAIFRGRQVRNQAAVTLRCMQALVRVQARVRAQSAQTPLQSTKTQVDPIKQAENGWRDSPGSVEEVRSKLQMKQEGAIKRERAIAYANSQLKPRTSKKVTPNMVDKSHGDFNWLDRWVATKPWESRSVVDTDSSGSAVESSLNPSRHNSVKIRRNNISTRISAKPPVSCQLTGALSDQCPGYLYDDSTTSHSSMSSNETNAYSTSEEGRNSKPSYMSLTQSIKAKNKQQRTHNSPSKSIQRHSTDDFQLCRKSSPLSSRGLTRRSADNVKSLCKDLYPPMQLYR, encoded by the exons ATGGGAGCTTCTGCAAAATGGATAAAATCACTGATCACTCTCAGCAAATCCCGCTCCAAACATCCC GAGAAGGAGAGTGTGAAAAGCAGGCTGTGGAAGCTATGGAGGAGCGGATCCGGGGGGTTCGCGACGCCGTCTTCCAGAGCCGGAAAAGGAATGAAGTATCTGGAAGATTCCGAAAGATCAATATCTTCGTTTGTATCTGACAGCGCTTTGGCTGCTGCCATGGCGACTGTGGTTAGGGCTCCGCACAAGGATTTCGTCCTGATCAAGCAGAAATGGGCTGCAATTCGAATCCAGACCGCGTTTCGCGGTTTTCTGGTAATTTCCGCtgattttcatttcaattttacaGTG GCAAGACGAGCTTTGAGGGCGTTGAGAGCAGTGGTGAGGATACAAGCAATATTTCGCGGTCGACAGGTTAGGAATCAAGCTGCTGTGACATTAAGGTGCATGCAAGCTCTTGTTCGAGTTCAAGCTCGAGTTAGAGCTCAATCTGCTCAGACACCTCTCCAATCTACAAAAACCCAAGTTGATCCCATCAAGCAAGCTGAG AATGGATGGAGGGATAGCCCCGGATCAGTGGAAGAAGTGAGGtctaaattacaaatgaagCAAGAAGGagccataaagagagagagagcaatTGCATATGCCAATTCTCAACTG AAACCAAGAACAAGCAAGAAGGTGACTCCAAATATGGTGGACAAGAGCCATGGGGACTTTAACTGGCTGGATAGGTGGGTGGCAACTAAGCCATGGGAGAGCAGATCTGTGGTAGACACTGACTCATCTGGCTCTGCTGTTGAATCATCCTTGAAcccatcaagacataattcaGTGAAGATCAGAAGAAATAACATTTCTACAAGGATATCAGCAAAACCACCAGTGAGCTGCCAATTAACTGGTGCATTATCTGATCAGTGCCCTGGGTATCTGTATGATGACAGCACAACCAGTCATTCATCCATGTCCTCGAACGAAACGAATGCATATAGCACATCAGAAGAGGGGAGAAACAGCAAACCAAGTTACATGAGTCTCACACAGTCTATTAAGGCAAAGAATAAGCAGCAGAGAACACATAATTCTCCCTCCAAGAGCATACAGAGGCATTCAACAGATGATTTTCAGTTGTGTAGGAAATCAAGCCCACTTTCTTCTAGGGGATTGACAAGGAGAAGTGCTGATAATGTGAAGAGCCTGTGCAAGGATCTGTACCCGCCTATGCAGTTATACAGATGA
- the LOC115997207 gene encoding protein IQ-DOMAIN 1-like isoform X2, which translates to MGASAKWIKSLITLSKSRSKHPEKESVKSRLWKLWRSGSGGFATPSSRAGKGMKYLEDSERSISSFVSDSALAAAMATVVRAPHKDFVLIKQKWAAIRIQTAFRGFLARRALRALRAVVRIQAIFRGRQVRNQAAVTLRCMQALVRVQARVRAQSAQTPLQSTKTQVDPIKQAENGWRDSPGSVEEVRSKLQMKQEGAIKRERAIAYANSQLKPRTSKKVTPNMVDKSHGDFNWLDRWVATKPWESRSVVDTDSSGSAVESSLNPSRHNSVKIRRNNISTRISAKPPVSCQLTGALSDQCPGYLYDDSTTSHSSMSSNETNAYSTSEEGRNSKPSYMSLTQSIKAKNKQQRTHNSPSKSIQRHSTDDFQLCRKSSPLSSRGLTRRSADNVKSLCKDLYPPMQLYR; encoded by the exons ATGGGAGCTTCTGCAAAATGGATAAAATCACTGATCACTCTCAGCAAATCCCGCTCCAAACATCCC GAGAAGGAGAGTGTGAAAAGCAGGCTGTGGAAGCTATGGAGGAGCGGATCCGGGGGGTTCGCGACGCCGTCTTCCAGAGCCGGAAAAGGAATGAAGTATCTGGAAGATTCCGAAAGATCAATATCTTCGTTTGTATCTGACAGCGCTTTGGCTGCTGCCATGGCGACTGTGGTTAGGGCTCCGCACAAGGATTTCGTCCTGATCAAGCAGAAATGGGCTGCAATTCGAATCCAGACCGCGTTTCGCGGTTTTCTG GCAAGACGAGCTTTGAGGGCGTTGAGAGCAGTGGTGAGGATACAAGCAATATTTCGCGGTCGACAGGTTAGGAATCAAGCTGCTGTGACATTAAGGTGCATGCAAGCTCTTGTTCGAGTTCAAGCTCGAGTTAGAGCTCAATCTGCTCAGACACCTCTCCAATCTACAAAAACCCAAGTTGATCCCATCAAGCAAGCTGAG AATGGATGGAGGGATAGCCCCGGATCAGTGGAAGAAGTGAGGtctaaattacaaatgaagCAAGAAGGagccataaagagagagagagcaatTGCATATGCCAATTCTCAACTG AAACCAAGAACAAGCAAGAAGGTGACTCCAAATATGGTGGACAAGAGCCATGGGGACTTTAACTGGCTGGATAGGTGGGTGGCAACTAAGCCATGGGAGAGCAGATCTGTGGTAGACACTGACTCATCTGGCTCTGCTGTTGAATCATCCTTGAAcccatcaagacataattcaGTGAAGATCAGAAGAAATAACATTTCTACAAGGATATCAGCAAAACCACCAGTGAGCTGCCAATTAACTGGTGCATTATCTGATCAGTGCCCTGGGTATCTGTATGATGACAGCACAACCAGTCATTCATCCATGTCCTCGAACGAAACGAATGCATATAGCACATCAGAAGAGGGGAGAAACAGCAAACCAAGTTACATGAGTCTCACACAGTCTATTAAGGCAAAGAATAAGCAGCAGAGAACACATAATTCTCCCTCCAAGAGCATACAGAGGCATTCAACAGATGATTTTCAGTTGTGTAGGAAATCAAGCCCACTTTCTTCTAGGGGATTGACAAGGAGAAGTGCTGATAATGTGAAGAGCCTGTGCAAGGATCTGTACCCGCCTATGCAGTTATACAGATGA
- the LOC115997038 gene encoding uncharacterized protein LOC115997038, which yields MTTSAMKNSLLPPGLVSNLEQVLLSRKAGGAAAAAAGEGHQDRQPESNKDDLAEPSSSNSNSNSGGAAGELDSSKPIILVTNADGIESPGLTCLVNALVLQGLYNVHVLAPQSDKSVAGHSVTLRETVAVTSADIQGATAYEVSGTTVDCVSLALSGALFSWSKPLLVISGINKGSCCGHHMFYSGVVAGAREALFNGVPSISISLNWKSNESQESDFKDAASVCLPLITAAIRDIEKGAFPKFCSLNVEIPTSPLANKGFKLTKQSLWRSTLNWNAIPANRNLASSRFLSNQQSLGLQLAQLGRDASAAGAARRLTTQRKSMEVVESVGVAGKSDPKRTVKYFRLELLDKKQEEEDEDLDFQALENGFVAVTPISLSSHEQDIRSAASEWISTALQEERQKTC from the exons atgACTACCTCTGCAATGAAGAACAGCTTACTACCTCCCGGCTTGGTCTCCAATCTCGAACAGGTGCTTCTGAGCCGCAAGGCAGgtggcgccgccgccgccgcagccgGAGAAGGACACCAGGATCGACAACCTGAGTCCAACAAGGACGATTTGGCGGAGCCTTCATCTTCGAATTCGAATTCTAATTCCGGCGGTGCTGCCGGCGAGCTCGATAGCTCGAAGCCTATTATTTTGGTGACTAATGCCGATGGGATTGAGTCCCCTGGGCTCACTTGTCTCGTCAATGCTCTGGTTTTACAAGGCCTCTACAATGTTCATGTCTTGGCTCCTCAATC AGATAAATCTGTAGCTGGTCATTCTGTTACACTGAGAGAAACTGTTGCAGTGACTTCAGCTGATATTCAAGGTGCAACTGCTTATGAAGTTTCTG GGACTACTGTAGATTGTGTCTCTTTGGCTTTATCTGGTGCACTATTTTCATGGTCAAAGCCTCTATTG GTAATAAGTGGAATCAACAAGGGCTCATGCTGCGGCCATCACAT GTTTTACTCAGGTGTTGTAGCAGGTGCCAGGGAGGCATTGTTTAATGGTGTTCCATCCATATCAATATCTCTTAATTG GAAGAGCAATGAAAGCCAGGAAAGTGACTTCAAGGATGCTGCAAGTGTTTGTTTACCTTTAATTACTGCAGCTATTAGGGATATAGAGAAGGGTGCTTTCCCCAAATTTTGCTCACTTAATGTGGAAATTCCAACCTCTCCTCTGGCTAACAAG GGATTCAAATTAACAAAGCAAAGTCTTTGGAGATCAACACTAAACTGGAATGCTATTCCAGCCAACAGGAATCTTGCTTCATCGCGCTTTCTCTCTAATCAGCAAAGTCTTGGCTTGCAGCTTGCTCAGCTTGGCCGAGATGCTTCTGCTGCT GGTGCTGCGCGCCGTTTGACCACACAGAGGAAGAGTATGGAGGTTGTTGAATCAGTTGGTGTTGCTGGAAAGTCTGATCCCAAACGGACTGTCAAGTACTTCAGATTGGAG TTACTTGACAAGAAgcaggaagaagaggatgaggATTTAGATTTCCAAGCACTTGAAAATGGCTTT GTTGCAGTCACTCCAATATCTCTTTCATCGCATGAACAGGACATCCGGTCAGCTGCTTCAGAGTGGATATCGACTGCCTTACAAGAAGAGCGACAAAAGACTTGTTAA